One window of the Pyrus communis chromosome 17, drPyrComm1.1, whole genome shotgun sequence genome contains the following:
- the LOC137721803 gene encoding L-type lectin-domain containing receptor kinase S.4-like, which yields MEKLLKLVSAVLLLLSTLASSQPQVTEVFYSGFKDAGSNLTLSGVADIEKTGMLKLTNHTSRLMGHAFYTSPIQFKNSTVGKAFSFSTSFVFAIVAEYPKLGGHGMAFTIAPSKDLNSLPSQYLGLLNGTDVGKFSTHIFAVEFDTVQDLEFGDINDNHVGIDINSLKSNASAAAAYYKDSVSKQSLNLKSGKPIQAWIDYDSSRNLMNVTISPSSSKPKIPLLSFQVDLSPILQEFMYVGFSASTGLLASSHYISGWSFKIDGETRVLNMGSLPSLPKPKKNHTSLMIGVLVSTIALALSAISVSVYIYTKKFKNSDPVESWELQLGPHRYSYQELKQATKGFRDKELLGQGGFGQVFKGTLPNTKTQVAVKRISNDSKQGLREFVSEIASIGRLRHRNLVQLLGWCRRRGDLLLVYDFMENGSLDNALFDEPKTVLSWEERFKIIKGVASALHYLHEGYEQVVIHRDVKASNVLLDRELNGRLGDFGLARLHEHDSVSSTTTTVVGTLGYLAPEMPRTGKASTCSDVYAFGALLLEVACGRRPIEPKATAEELVLVDWVWEMYGEGKLLEVVDERLHGEFCEEEVVMVLKLGLMCSNHGPSDRPNMRMVVRYLDGEVEIPKELRGPRRRNGGDHDHEAAFGDILKSFTSSSSFDKMSLCSNRDMDASITSVSTSPLYLLQGQTR from the coding sequence ATGGAAAAACTTCTGAAACTTGTCTCTGctgttcttcttctcctctcAACCCTAGCTTCATCCCAGCCCCAGGTCACTGAGGTCTTCTATTCCGGCTTCAAAGACGCGGGTTCCAATCTAACCCTATCCGGCGTTGCGGATATCGAAAAAACCGGCATGTTAAAATTAACCAACCACACCAGCAGGCTAATGGGTCATGCTTTCTACACTTCACCAATTCAGTTCAAGAACTCAACCGTCGGCAAAGCCTTCTCATTTTCGACCTCATTCGTCTTCGCCATCGTCGCCGAGTATCCGAAGCTGGGTGGCCACGGCATGGCCTTCACAATCGCCCCCTCCAAGGATCTCAACTCTCTTCCCAGCCAATACCTCGGTCTTCTCAATGGTACTGACGTCGGTAAATTCTCGACTCACATCTTCGCAGTCGAGTTCGACACGGTTCAAGATTTGGAGTTTGGTGATATCAACGATAACCATGTCGGAATCGACATCAACAGCTTGAAATCAAATGCCTCAGCTGCTGCAGCTTACTACAAAGACTCTGTTTCGAAACAGAGTCTTAACCTCAAATCTGGGAAACCAATTCAAGCATGGATCGACTACGATTCGAGTCGAAATCTCATGAACGTTACGATTTCGCCCTCTTcttcaaaacccaaaattccaCTTCTTTCTTTTCAAGTGGATCTCTCTCCGATTCTTCAGGAATTTATGTACGTTGGATTTTCGGCTTCGACCGGTCTGCTTGCTAGCTCCCATTACATATCAGGTTGGAGCTTCAAGATCGATGGAGAAACCCGAGTTCTTAACATGGgttctcttccttctcttccGAAACCCAAGAAAAATCACACATCTTTAATGATCGGAGTCTTAGTTTCCACCATTGCTCTTGCTCTGTCTGCAATTTCTGTTTCAGTTTACATTTACACGAAAAAATTCAAGAATTCCGATCCGGTAGAGTCATGGGAGCTGCAGCTGGGCCCACACAGATACTCCTACCAAGAATTGAAGCAAGCCACGAAAGGGTTCCGTGACAAAGAGCTGCTCGGGCAAGGCGGGTTTGGGCAAGTGTTCAAAGGTACGCTCCCAAACACGAAAACACAAGTCGCAGTTAAGCGAATCTCGAACGATTCGAAGCAGGGCTTGCGGGAATTCGTGTCAGAAATCGCCAGCATTGGGCGGCTCCGCCACAGAAACCTGGTTCAGTTGCTGGGTTGGTGCCGGCGGAGAGGTGACCTTCTTCTTGTTTACGATTTCATGGAAAATGGTAGCCTCGACAATGCTCTTTTCGATGAACCCAAAACTGTGCTGAGCTGGGAAGAGAGGTTTAAGATCATCAAAGGGGTTGCTTCTGCGCTGCATTACTTACACGAAGGATACGAGCAAGTTGTGATTCACAGAGATGTGAAAGCGAGCAACgtgctgctggatagagagttAAATGGAAGGTTAGGAGATTTTGGGCTCGCGAGGCTACACGAGCACGACTCGGTTTCAAGCACTACGACTACAGTTGTGGGGACTTTGGGTTATTTAGCGCCGGAGATGCCCCGGACAGGGAAGGCAAGCACCTGCTCGGATGTGTACGCATTTGGCGCGCTTTTGTTGGAGGTGGCTTGCGGAAGGAGGCCGATTGAGCCGAAAGCCACGGCGGAGGAGCTGGTTTTGGTGGATTGGGTTTGGGAGATGTACGGAGAAGGAAAGCTTCTTGAGGTGGTGGATGAAAGGCTGCATGGGGAGTTTTGTGAGGAGGAGGTGGTGATGGTGTTGAAATTAGGGCTGATGTGTTCGAATCATGGACCGTCGGATCGGCCTAATATGAGGATGGTAGTTAGGTATTTGGATGGGGAAGTTGAGATTCCGAAGGAATTGAGGGGCCCACGTAGGAGGAACGGTGGTGATCACGATCACGAGGCTGCGTTTGGTGACATACTCAAGTCTTTTACTTCATCGTCTTCGTTTGATAAGATGAGCTTGTGTTCTAATAGAGACATGGATGCTAGTATTACTTCGGTTTCTACTTCACCACTCTATCTTCTACAAGGGCAAACCAGATAG
- the LOC137723113 gene encoding ribulose bisphosphate carboxylase/oxygenase activase 1, chloroplastic-like: protein MATSISAATITAVNRAPLNFNGSAFLGSNSLKKVSSKIISQPKMHSPGNFMVAAEYDESKQTSKDRWGGLAFDASDDQQDITRGKGMVDTLFQAPMGSGTHYAVMSSYDYISTGLRQLDNMMDGFYIAPAFMDKLVVHITKNFLNLPNIKVPLILGVWGGKGQGKSFQCELVFAKMGINPIMMSAGELESGNAGEPAKLIRQRYREAADIISKGKMCCLFINDLDAGAGRLGGTTQYTVNNQMVNATLMNIADNPTNVQLPGMYNKQENPRVPIIVTGNDFSTLYAPLIRDGRMEKFYWAPTREDCIGVCMGIFRADNVPRGDIVKLVDTFPGQSIDFFGAIRARVYDDEVRKWIASVGVEGIGKRLVNSKEAPPTFDQPKMTLEKLLEYGNLLVQEQDNVKRVQLSDKYLKEAALGDANDDAIKSGSFYGKAAQQVNLPVPEGCTDPSAANYDPTARSDDGSCLYQF from the exons ATGGCTACTTCAATCTCAGCAGCAACCATCACCGCCGTCAACAGAGCACCG TTGAACTTCAATGGCTCTGCTTTCTTAGGCAGTAACAGCCTGAAGAAGGTGAGCTCCAAGATCATCAGCCAGCCAAAGATGCATTCACCTGGGAATTTCATGGTTGCTGCAGAATACGATGAGTCGAAGCAGACCTCCAAAGACAGGTGGGGAGGGCTTGCCTTTGACGCTTCAGATGACCAGCAGGACATCACCAGAGGAAAGGGCATGGTGGACACGCTTTTCCAAGCTCCTATGGGCAGTGGGACCCACTACGCCGTCATGAGCTCCTACGATTACATCAGTACTGGTCTTCGCCA ATTGGACAACATGATGGACGGCTTCTACATTGCTCCAGCTTTCATGGACAAACTTGTTGTTCACATTACTAAGAACTTTCTGAACCTGCCCAACATTAAG GTTCCTCTTATTTTGGGTGTCTGGGGAGGCAAAGGTCAAGGAAAGTCATTCCAATGTGAGCTTGTCTTTGCCAAGATGGGAATCAA CCCTATTATGATGAGTGCTGGAGAATTGGAAAGTGGAAATGCCGGGGAGCCAGCAAAACTGATCAGGCAAAGGTACCGCGAGGCAGCAGACATCATCAGCAAGGGCAAAATGTGCTGCCTCTTCATCAATGATTTAGATGCAGGAGCTGGAAGACTGGGTGGAACTACTCAATACACTGTCAACAATCAAATGGTGAATGCTACCCTTATGAACATTGCTGACAACCCAACCAATGTCCAACTCCCTGGTATGTATAACAAGCAGGAGAATCCTCGCGTTCCCATCATAGTCACCGGTAATGACTTCTCCACATTGTACGCGCCTCTCATCCGCGATGGGCGTATGGAGAAGTTCTACTGGGCCCCTACTCGTGAAGACTGCATTGGTGTGTGCATGGGAATTTTTCGCGCTGACAATGTTCCTAGAGGTGACATTGTCAAGCTCGTTGACACCTTCCCTGGTCAGTCCATTG ATTTCTTTGGTGCCATCAGGGCCAGAGTTTATGATGATGAAGTGAGGAAATGGATTGCAAGTGTTGGGGTAGAAGGCATCGGGAAGAGGCTAGTGAACTCGAAAGAGGCTCCCCCGACTTTTGATCAACCGAAGATGACTCTTGAGAAGCTGCTTGAGTATGGAAACCTGCTGGTGCAAGAGCAGGACAATGTGAAGAGAGTCCAATTGTCCGACAAGTACTTGAAAGAGGCAGCTCTTGGGGATGCCAATGACGATGCCATAAAGAGTGGAAGTTTCTACG GCAAAGCAGCACAACAGGTTAACCTGCCTGTCCCTGAAGGCTGCACTGATCCATCTGCTGCGAACTACGATCCCACGGCGAGGAGCGACGACGGAAGTTGCCTGTACCAATTTTAG